The following coding sequences lie in one Gorilla gorilla gorilla isolate KB3781 chromosome 5, NHGRI_mGorGor1-v2.1_pri, whole genome shotgun sequence genomic window:
- the PLAGL1 gene encoding zinc finger protein PLAGL1 isoform X1 encodes MATFPCQLCGKTFLTLEKFTIHNYSHSRERPYKCVQPDCGKAFVSRYKLMRHMATHSPQKSHQCAHCEKTFNRKDHLKNHLQTHDPNKMAFGCEECGKKYNTMLGYKRHLALHAASSGDLTCGVCALELGSTEVLLDHLKAHAEEKPPSGTKEKKHQCDHCERCFYTRKDVRRHLVVHTGCKDFLCQFCAQRFGRKDHLTRHTKKTHSQELMKESLQTGDLLSTFHTISPSFQLKAAALPPFPLGASAQNGLASSLPAEVHSLTLSPPEQAAQPMQPLPESLASLHPSVSPGSPPPPLPNHKYNTTSTSYSPLASLPLKADTKGFCNISLFEDLPLQEPQSPQKLNPGFDLAKGNAGKVNLPKELPADAVNLTIPASLDLSPLLGFWQLPPPATQNTFGNSTLALGPGESLPHRLSCLGQQQQEPPLAMGTVSLGQLPLPPIPHVFSAGTGSAILPHFHHAFR; translated from the exons ATGGCCACGTTCCCCTGCCAGTTATGTGGCAAGACGTTCCTCACCCTGGAGAAGTTCACGATTCACAATTATTCCCACTCCAGGGAGCGGCCGTACAAGTGTGTGCAGCCTGACTGTGGCAAAGCCTTTGTTTCCAGATATAAATTGATGAG GCATATGGCTACCCATTCTCCCCAGAAATCTCACCAGTGTGCTCACTGTGAGAAGACGTTCAACCGGAAAGACCACCTGAAAAACCACCTCCAGACCCACGACCCCAACAAAATGGCCTTTGGGTGTGAGGAGTGTGGGAAGAAGTACAACACCATGCTGGGCTATAAGAGGCACTTGGCCCTCCATGCGGCCAGCAGTGGGGACCTCACCTGTGGGGTCTGTGCCCTGGAGCTAGGGAGCACCGAGGTGCTACTGGACCACCTCAAAGCCCATGCGGAAGAGAAGCCCCCTAGCGGAACCAAGGAAAAGAAGCACCAGTGCGACCACTGTGAAAGATGCTTCTACACCCGGAAGGATGTGCGACGCCACCTGGTGGTCCACACAGGATGCAAGGACTTCCTGTGCCAGTTCTGTGCCCAGAGATTTGGGCGCAAGGATCACCTCACCCGGCATACCAAGAAGACCCACTCACAGGAGCTGATGAAAGAGAGCTTGCAGACCGGAGACCTTCTGAGCACCTTCCACACCATCTCGCCTTCATTCCAACTGAAGGCTGCTGCCTTGCCTCCTTTCCCTTTAGGAGCTTCTGCCCAGAACGGGCTTGCAAGTAGCTTGCCAGCTGAGGTCCATAGCCTCACCCTCAGTCCCCCAGAACAAGCCGCCCAGCCTATGCAGCCGCTGCCAGAGTCCCTGGCCTCCCTCCACCCCTCGGTATCCCCTGGCTCTCCTCCGCCACCCCTTCCCAATCACAAGTACAACACCACTTCTACCTCATACTCCCCACTTGCAAGCCTGCCCCTCAAAGCAGATACTAAAGGTTTTTGCAATATCAGTTTGTTTGAGGACTTGCCTCTGCAAGAGCCTCAGTCACCTCAAAAGCTCAACCCAGGTTTTGATCTGGCTAAGGGAAATGCTGGTAAAGTAAACCTGCCCAAGGAGCTGCCTGCAGATGCTGTGAACCTAACAATACCTGCCTCTCTGGACCTGTCCCCCCTGTTGGGCTTCTGGCAGCTGCCCCCTCCTGCTACCCAAAATACCTTTGGGAATAGCACTCTTGCCCTGGGGCCTGGGGAATCTCTGCCCCACAGGTTAAGCTGTCTGGGGCAGCAGCAGCAAGAACCCCCACTTGCCATGGGCACTGTGAGCCTGGGCcagctccccctgccccccatccCTCATGTGTTCTCAGCTGGCACTGGCTCTGCCATCCTGCCTCATTTCCATCATGCATTcagataa
- the PLAGL1 gene encoding zinc finger protein PLAGL1 isoform X2, which translates to MFPVTQHMATHSPQKSHQCAHCEKTFNRKDHLKNHLQTHDPNKMAFGCEECGKKYNTMLGYKRHLALHAASSGDLTCGVCALELGSTEVLLDHLKAHAEEKPPSGTKEKKHQCDHCERCFYTRKDVRRHLVVHTGCKDFLCQFCAQRFGRKDHLTRHTKKTHSQELMKESLQTGDLLSTFHTISPSFQLKAAALPPFPLGASAQNGLASSLPAEVHSLTLSPPEQAAQPMQPLPESLASLHPSVSPGSPPPPLPNHKYNTTSTSYSPLASLPLKADTKGFCNISLFEDLPLQEPQSPQKLNPGFDLAKGNAGKVNLPKELPADAVNLTIPASLDLSPLLGFWQLPPPATQNTFGNSTLALGPGESLPHRLSCLGQQQQEPPLAMGTVSLGQLPLPPIPHVFSAGTGSAILPHFHHAFR; encoded by the exons ATGTTCCCTGTCACTCA GCATATGGCTACCCATTCTCCCCAGAAATCTCACCAGTGTGCTCACTGTGAGAAGACGTTCAACCGGAAAGACCACCTGAAAAACCACCTCCAGACCCACGACCCCAACAAAATGGCCTTTGGGTGTGAGGAGTGTGGGAAGAAGTACAACACCATGCTGGGCTATAAGAGGCACTTGGCCCTCCATGCGGCCAGCAGTGGGGACCTCACCTGTGGGGTCTGTGCCCTGGAGCTAGGGAGCACCGAGGTGCTACTGGACCACCTCAAAGCCCATGCGGAAGAGAAGCCCCCTAGCGGAACCAAGGAAAAGAAGCACCAGTGCGACCACTGTGAAAGATGCTTCTACACCCGGAAGGATGTGCGACGCCACCTGGTGGTCCACACAGGATGCAAGGACTTCCTGTGCCAGTTCTGTGCCCAGAGATTTGGGCGCAAGGATCACCTCACCCGGCATACCAAGAAGACCCACTCACAGGAGCTGATGAAAGAGAGCTTGCAGACCGGAGACCTTCTGAGCACCTTCCACACCATCTCGCCTTCATTCCAACTGAAGGCTGCTGCCTTGCCTCCTTTCCCTTTAGGAGCTTCTGCCCAGAACGGGCTTGCAAGTAGCTTGCCAGCTGAGGTCCATAGCCTCACCCTCAGTCCCCCAGAACAAGCCGCCCAGCCTATGCAGCCGCTGCCAGAGTCCCTGGCCTCCCTCCACCCCTCGGTATCCCCTGGCTCTCCTCCGCCACCCCTTCCCAATCACAAGTACAACACCACTTCTACCTCATACTCCCCACTTGCAAGCCTGCCCCTCAAAGCAGATACTAAAGGTTTTTGCAATATCAGTTTGTTTGAGGACTTGCCTCTGCAAGAGCCTCAGTCACCTCAAAAGCTCAACCCAGGTTTTGATCTGGCTAAGGGAAATGCTGGTAAAGTAAACCTGCCCAAGGAGCTGCCTGCAGATGCTGTGAACCTAACAATACCTGCCTCTCTGGACCTGTCCCCCCTGTTGGGCTTCTGGCAGCTGCCCCCTCCTGCTACCCAAAATACCTTTGGGAATAGCACTCTTGCCCTGGGGCCTGGGGAATCTCTGCCCCACAGGTTAAGCTGTCTGGGGCAGCAGCAGCAAGAACCCCCACTTGCCATGGGCACTGTGAGCCTGGGCcagctccccctgccccccatccCTCATGTGTTCTCAGCTGGCACTGGCTCTGCCATCCTGCCTCATTTCCATCATGCATTcagataa
- the PLAGL1 gene encoding zinc finger protein PLAGL1 isoform X3 — protein sequence MATHSPQKSHQCAHCEKTFNRKDHLKNHLQTHDPNKMAFGCEECGKKYNTMLGYKRHLALHAASSGDLTCGVCALELGSTEVLLDHLKAHAEEKPPSGTKEKKHQCDHCERCFYTRKDVRRHLVVHTGCKDFLCQFCAQRFGRKDHLTRHTKKTHSQELMKESLQTGDLLSTFHTISPSFQLKAAALPPFPLGASAQNGLASSLPAEVHSLTLSPPEQAAQPMQPLPESLASLHPSVSPGSPPPPLPNHKYNTTSTSYSPLASLPLKADTKGFCNISLFEDLPLQEPQSPQKLNPGFDLAKGNAGKVNLPKELPADAVNLTIPASLDLSPLLGFWQLPPPATQNTFGNSTLALGPGESLPHRLSCLGQQQQEPPLAMGTVSLGQLPLPPIPHVFSAGTGSAILPHFHHAFR from the coding sequence ATGGCTACCCATTCTCCCCAGAAATCTCACCAGTGTGCTCACTGTGAGAAGACGTTCAACCGGAAAGACCACCTGAAAAACCACCTCCAGACCCACGACCCCAACAAAATGGCCTTTGGGTGTGAGGAGTGTGGGAAGAAGTACAACACCATGCTGGGCTATAAGAGGCACTTGGCCCTCCATGCGGCCAGCAGTGGGGACCTCACCTGTGGGGTCTGTGCCCTGGAGCTAGGGAGCACCGAGGTGCTACTGGACCACCTCAAAGCCCATGCGGAAGAGAAGCCCCCTAGCGGAACCAAGGAAAAGAAGCACCAGTGCGACCACTGTGAAAGATGCTTCTACACCCGGAAGGATGTGCGACGCCACCTGGTGGTCCACACAGGATGCAAGGACTTCCTGTGCCAGTTCTGTGCCCAGAGATTTGGGCGCAAGGATCACCTCACCCGGCATACCAAGAAGACCCACTCACAGGAGCTGATGAAAGAGAGCTTGCAGACCGGAGACCTTCTGAGCACCTTCCACACCATCTCGCCTTCATTCCAACTGAAGGCTGCTGCCTTGCCTCCTTTCCCTTTAGGAGCTTCTGCCCAGAACGGGCTTGCAAGTAGCTTGCCAGCTGAGGTCCATAGCCTCACCCTCAGTCCCCCAGAACAAGCCGCCCAGCCTATGCAGCCGCTGCCAGAGTCCCTGGCCTCCCTCCACCCCTCGGTATCCCCTGGCTCTCCTCCGCCACCCCTTCCCAATCACAAGTACAACACCACTTCTACCTCATACTCCCCACTTGCAAGCCTGCCCCTCAAAGCAGATACTAAAGGTTTTTGCAATATCAGTTTGTTTGAGGACTTGCCTCTGCAAGAGCCTCAGTCACCTCAAAAGCTCAACCCAGGTTTTGATCTGGCTAAGGGAAATGCTGGTAAAGTAAACCTGCCCAAGGAGCTGCCTGCAGATGCTGTGAACCTAACAATACCTGCCTCTCTGGACCTGTCCCCCCTGTTGGGCTTCTGGCAGCTGCCCCCTCCTGCTACCCAAAATACCTTTGGGAATAGCACTCTTGCCCTGGGGCCTGGGGAATCTCTGCCCCACAGGTTAAGCTGTCTGGGGCAGCAGCAGCAAGAACCCCCACTTGCCATGGGCACTGTGAGCCTGGGCcagctccccctgccccccatccCTCATGTGTTCTCAGCTGGCACTGGCTCTGCCATCCTGCCTCATTTCCATCATGCATTcagataa